The following proteins are co-located in the Longimicrobium terrae genome:
- a CDS encoding acyl-CoA dehydrogenase, whose translation MERYFDENHLAIRDMVREFAQNEIAPVAGHLDQTSEFPWENVAKMAELGLLGVPWNEELGGAGMDGIAYMIAIHELAKVDASHSITISAHTTLGTSPIVNFGTPEQIERFVPYLASGRVLGGFGLTEPGAGSDAGGTQTTAVKADGGWVLNGSKIFITHAGVGEIFVATAVTDREKGPKGITSFIVTKPTTDLDRAREVGMGHADDLPFIDGVRAGKKEDKMGWRASDTRELVFEDAFVPDENVLGEVGMGFINFMKTLDAGRIGIGALSLGIAEGAYEQALKYAAERRQFGKAIAEFQGIQFMLADMATEIEAAKHLVYHAAWLKEEGKPYSREASMAKLFASEVAMRTTTKAVQIHGGYGYTKEYPVERMMRDAKICEIGEGTSEIQRMVIARSLLRELSH comes from the coding sequence ATGGAACGGTACTTCGACGAGAACCACCTGGCCATCCGCGACATGGTGCGCGAATTCGCCCAGAACGAGATCGCCCCGGTGGCGGGACACCTGGACCAGACGTCGGAGTTCCCGTGGGAGAACGTCGCCAAGATGGCCGAGCTGGGGCTGCTGGGCGTGCCCTGGAACGAGGAGCTGGGCGGCGCGGGAATGGACGGCATCGCGTACATGATCGCCATCCACGAGCTGGCCAAGGTCGATGCGTCGCACTCCATCACCATCAGCGCGCACACCACGCTGGGCACTTCGCCCATCGTCAATTTCGGCACGCCGGAGCAGATCGAGCGCTTCGTTCCGTACCTGGCCTCGGGCCGGGTGCTGGGCGGCTTCGGACTGACTGAGCCGGGCGCGGGGAGCGACGCGGGCGGCACGCAGACCACGGCCGTCAAGGCGGACGGCGGATGGGTGCTCAACGGCAGCAAGATCTTCATCACCCACGCCGGCGTGGGCGAGATCTTCGTCGCGACGGCGGTGACGGACCGGGAGAAGGGCCCCAAGGGGATCACCAGCTTCATCGTCACCAAGCCCACGACGGACCTGGACCGCGCCCGCGAAGTGGGAATGGGCCATGCCGACGACCTGCCGTTCATCGACGGCGTGCGCGCGGGCAAGAAGGAAGACAAGATGGGATGGCGCGCCAGCGACACGCGCGAACTCGTCTTTGAGGACGCCTTTGTTCCGGACGAGAACGTCCTGGGCGAGGTGGGGATGGGCTTCATCAACTTCATGAAGACGCTGGACGCGGGCCGCATCGGCATCGGCGCGCTTTCGCTGGGGATCGCGGAAGGCGCCTACGAGCAGGCCCTGAAGTACGCCGCGGAGCGCCGCCAGTTCGGCAAGGCCATCGCCGAATTCCAGGGCATCCAGTTCATGCTGGCCGACATGGCCACCGAGATCGAAGCCGCCAAGCACCTGGTGTATCACGCGGCGTGGCTCAAGGAAGAAGGAAAACCGTACTCGCGCGAGGCCAGCATGGCCAAGCTGTTCGCCTCGGAAGTGGCCATGCGGACCACCACCAAGGCCGTTCAGATTCACGGCGGATACGGCTACACCAAGGAATATCCGGTGGAGCGCATGATGCGCGACGCCAAGATCTGCGAGATCGGGGAGGGGACCAGCGAGATCCAGCGGATGGTGATCGCGCGCAGCCTCCTTCGCGAGCTCTCCCACTGA
- a CDS encoding TolB family protein, producing the protein MATMTWARRCGAIAGLLALAACGDGPTEVESKPKPTFPVPDEALAAMTCTVQVATSGVTCDAVSPVSGSAQAIIGGQNQKVRLTASNLTIAGNTASFNTTITNLMPFRMGTADGTATTGIRVFFFAGPTATGTGSVDVANPDGTMPVSGLEQPYYHYPEVLALNQTSSAKQWKFTLNGGVQAFTFKVYLQTELLPVVVFDRLVAGNRDVYRVALDGNDLTRLTTNTGEDLDAAVGGGLVVFTSYRNGNAELYSVPLLGGTETRLTNTPSVTETDAALSRDGTRLAYSADPTGSAKIWIANANGTGAARATPVGFGLEASPDAGPAWFPNTDNNRLAYVSTGGGTADIYNLIVGSTPTLLTGNPNSAEITPSFSPEGTMLSYSSNVTGDTELYVRNLSSGSVARLTTRTMTDGAGTWTPDGRIVYLAYTGTGTDNQLRWLRPGTPQAGTIPLAGTGVVLRPVAVPGY; encoded by the coding sequence GTGGCAACCATGACATGGGCGCGCCGCTGCGGCGCGATTGCGGGTCTCTTGGCGCTCGCCGCCTGCGGTGACGGCCCCACCGAGGTGGAATCGAAGCCCAAGCCGACGTTTCCGGTTCCCGACGAGGCGCTGGCCGCCATGACGTGCACCGTGCAGGTGGCCACCTCCGGCGTAACCTGCGACGCGGTGTCGCCGGTCAGCGGCTCGGCGCAGGCCATCATCGGCGGGCAGAACCAGAAGGTGCGGCTGACGGCCAGCAACCTGACCATCGCCGGGAACACGGCCAGCTTCAACACCACCATCACCAACCTCATGCCCTTTCGCATGGGCACGGCGGACGGCACGGCGACGACGGGGATCCGGGTCTTCTTCTTCGCGGGCCCCACGGCGACGGGCACGGGCTCGGTGGACGTGGCCAACCCGGACGGAACGATGCCGGTATCGGGGCTGGAGCAGCCCTACTATCACTATCCGGAAGTGCTGGCGCTGAACCAGACGTCGTCCGCCAAGCAGTGGAAATTCACGCTCAACGGCGGCGTGCAGGCGTTCACCTTCAAGGTGTACCTGCAGACCGAACTGCTCCCGGTGGTGGTGTTCGACCGGCTGGTGGCGGGCAACCGCGACGTGTACCGCGTGGCGCTGGACGGCAATGACCTCACGCGCCTGACCACCAACACGGGCGAGGACCTGGACGCGGCGGTGGGCGGCGGGCTGGTGGTGTTCACAAGCTACCGAAACGGCAACGCGGAGCTGTACTCGGTGCCCCTGCTGGGCGGCACCGAGACGCGGCTGACCAACACCCCGTCGGTGACGGAAACGGACGCGGCGCTGTCGCGGGACGGCACCCGGCTGGCGTACTCGGCGGACCCGACCGGCTCGGCCAAGATCTGGATCGCCAACGCCAACGGCACGGGCGCGGCGCGCGCCACCCCGGTGGGCTTCGGGCTGGAAGCCTCGCCCGACGCGGGCCCGGCGTGGTTCCCCAACACGGACAACAACCGGCTGGCGTACGTAAGCACCGGCGGCGGCACGGCCGACATCTACAACCTGATCGTGGGGAGCACGCCCACGCTGCTGACGGGCAACCCGAACTCGGCCGAGATCACGCCGTCGTTCAGCCCCGAGGGGACCATGCTGTCGTACTCGTCCAACGTCACGGGCGACACCGAGCTGTACGTGCGCAACCTGTCGTCGGGTTCGGTGGCGCGGCTCACCACCCGCACCATGACCGACGGGGCGGGAACGTGGACGCCGGACGGGCGCATCGTGTACCTGGCGTACACGGGAACGGGAACCGACAACCAGCTGCGCTGGCTGCGCCCCGGCACTCCCCAGGCGGGAACGATTCCGCTGGCGGGAACGGGCGTGGTGCTGCGGCCGGTGGCGGTACCGGGGTACTGA
- a CDS encoding RecQ family ATP-dependent DNA helicase: MPSGAVSQHQESPVLRGSASETDPASGSDASSCRHLPESSEMLDGDGLSGAREVLRQYWGYDDFRPGQDQAVRNILGGGDSLTVMPTGGGKSICFQVPAMILPGVTLVVSPLISLMKDQVDGLEAAGVPATFVNSTLGAGEMAARMDAAERGEIKLLYVAPERFDAEGFRRRLQRLPVSLLAVDEAHCVSEWGHDFRPSYLRLGQVRELLGGPPVAALTATATPEVRDDIVRQLRLADPAVLVTGFDRRNLHWHVLQAKNDSEKDRLVLRLLKGREGSAIIYASTRKAVDALTALLNGVGTPTVGYHAGLPDRDRKRIQDEFMKGTTRVVVATNAFGMGIDKPDVRIVVHYNLPGNLEAYYQEAGRAGRDGGESDCVLLHAFKDKFTHEYFINSAHPPRSTVESAMKALRERSDSEGLYSLPIADLGRTVPGIDDDRQAASAARVLEQFGLIRQTYGGGPQPVRVRLLARPERISRELQDAPEELQFLRGLWRAARGEAIYRGVELDWRSLDGAAGGRGRAVPLLDALQDLGMVEWQALSGEGTWVLDRTTPVNRLAIDWRGLEMRKRNDLGKLKQMQNYAYTDGCRRGFVLRYFGDPAAMNRCGACDNCLGSSPAGSAVAGESELPGKGKLSRAVRVTEALRSLRRELGSREGIPEGMIMDDAVLDRLTEERPRTPEALLSVDGVGRALADRHGGAILRAVAQALDMYREPAAAPKAARRAKGEPPSTEGAAPPTPAQRQVYNQLRELRTRLAKEAELPAYCVFADRTLVEIAKRHPRTSSEMLGVPGVGPAKMDKYGEAFLEILRAQAE, from the coding sequence ATGCCGTCAGGTGCCGTCAGCCAGCATCAGGAATCCCCAGTTTTGAGGGGGTCAGCATCAGAAACGGATCCAGCATCCGGGTCTGACGCCTCTTCGTGCCGTCACCTGCCCGAAAGTTCTGAAATGTTGGACGGAGATGGCCTGTCTGGCGCGAGAGAAGTCTTGCGCCAGTATTGGGGTTACGACGATTTCCGCCCCGGGCAGGACCAGGCGGTTCGTAATATTTTGGGTGGCGGAGATTCCCTCACGGTGATGCCCACCGGGGGAGGGAAGTCGATCTGCTTTCAGGTCCCAGCTATGATTCTGCCGGGGGTGACCCTGGTGGTGTCCCCGCTGATCTCGCTGATGAAGGACCAGGTGGACGGGCTGGAGGCGGCCGGGGTTCCCGCCACGTTCGTGAACTCCACGCTGGGCGCGGGCGAGATGGCGGCGCGGATGGACGCCGCCGAGCGGGGCGAGATCAAGCTGCTGTACGTGGCGCCGGAGCGCTTTGACGCCGAGGGCTTCCGGCGACGGCTGCAGCGGCTTCCCGTTTCCCTTCTGGCGGTGGACGAGGCGCACTGCGTGTCCGAGTGGGGGCACGACTTCCGTCCGTCGTACCTGCGGCTGGGGCAGGTGCGCGAACTGCTGGGCGGCCCGCCCGTCGCCGCGCTGACGGCCACCGCCACGCCCGAGGTGCGCGACGACATCGTCCGGCAGCTGCGGCTGGCGGACCCGGCCGTGCTGGTGACCGGCTTTGACCGCCGCAACCTGCACTGGCACGTGCTGCAGGCCAAGAACGACTCCGAGAAGGACCGCCTCGTCCTCCGCCTGCTCAAGGGGCGCGAGGGTTCGGCCATCATCTACGCCTCCACCCGCAAGGCGGTGGATGCGCTGACGGCGCTGCTCAACGGGGTGGGTACGCCCACGGTGGGCTACCACGCCGGCCTTCCGGACCGCGACCGCAAGCGGATTCAGGACGAGTTCATGAAGGGCACGACGCGCGTGGTGGTGGCGACCAACGCGTTCGGAATGGGGATCGACAAGCCCGACGTGCGCATCGTCGTGCACTACAACCTGCCGGGCAACCTGGAGGCGTACTACCAGGAGGCGGGGCGCGCCGGCCGCGACGGCGGGGAAAGCGACTGCGTCCTGCTGCACGCCTTCAAGGACAAGTTCACGCACGAGTACTTCATCAACTCCGCGCACCCGCCCCGCTCCACGGTGGAATCGGCGATGAAGGCACTGCGCGAGCGGTCCGATTCCGAGGGGCTGTACAGCCTGCCCATCGCGGACCTGGGCCGCACCGTCCCCGGGATCGACGACGACCGGCAGGCGGCCTCCGCCGCGCGCGTGCTGGAGCAGTTCGGCCTGATCCGGCAGACGTACGGCGGCGGGCCGCAGCCCGTGCGCGTGCGCCTGCTGGCCCGGCCGGAGCGCATTTCGCGCGAGCTTCAGGACGCGCCGGAGGAGCTTCAGTTTCTTCGCGGGCTGTGGCGCGCGGCGCGCGGCGAGGCCATCTACCGCGGCGTGGAGCTGGACTGGCGCTCGCTGGACGGGGCCGCGGGCGGGCGGGGACGCGCGGTGCCGCTGCTGGACGCGCTGCAGGACCTGGGGATGGTGGAGTGGCAGGCGCTCAGCGGCGAGGGCACCTGGGTGCTGGACCGCACCACGCCCGTGAACCGCCTCGCCATCGACTGGCGCGGGCTGGAGATGCGCAAGCGCAACGACCTGGGCAAGCTGAAGCAGATGCAGAACTATGCCTACACCGACGGGTGCAGGCGCGGCTTCGTGCTCCGCTACTTCGGCGACCCCGCGGCCATGAACCGGTGCGGCGCCTGCGACAACTGCCTGGGCTCCAGCCCGGCCGGTTCCGCCGTCGCGGGGGAGTCGGAGCTGCCGGGCAAGGGCAAGCTGAGCCGCGCGGTGCGGGTGACGGAGGCGCTCCGCTCACTGCGCCGCGAGCTGGGTTCGCGGGAAGGCATTCCCGAGGGGATGATCATGGACGACGCGGTGCTGGACCGGCTGACGGAGGAGCGGCCCCGCACGCCGGAAGCGCTGCTGTCCGTGGACGGGGTAGGGCGCGCGCTGGCGGACCGGCACGGCGGCGCCATCCTGCGCGCGGTGGCGCAGGCGCTGGACATGTACCGCGAGCCCGCGGCCGCGCCCAAGGCCGCCCGCCGCGCCAAGGGCGAGCCGCCCTCCACGGAGGGGGCCGCGCCGCCCACGCCGGCGCAGCGGCAGGTGTACAACCAGCTTCGCGAGCTGCGCACGCGGCTGGCCAAGGAGGCGGAGCTTCCCGCGTACTGCGTGTTCGCGGACCGCACGCTGGTGGAAATCGCCAAGCGCCATCCGCGCACCTCGTCCGAGATGCTGGGCGTGCCCGGCGTGGGTCCGGCCAAGATGGACAAGTACGGCGAGGCGTTTCTGGAGATCCTGCGGGCGCAGGCGGAGTAG
- a CDS encoding Rne/Rng family ribonuclease, protein MNTTARETRVAILEDDVLVELMVDRPDAARMVGDVYKGRVEAVLPGIQAAFVDIGTDKAAFLHVSDVALEDGEEDEGEDAAAAPAAASSDDEGGRRSRKYPPIQDILKKGQELLVQVSKEPISTKGPRVTAHISLPGRFLVYMPGSSHVGVSRKIDDREERARLRALAREILPENSGGLIVRTVGEELTRETFERELRALMSLWAQMQKKAKKTRAPTPVHREAKLTAGIIRDLFSQKVDSLTVDAKNVFDEVVAYLGQVDPTLVERVHLYTDSKPLFDAYDLEREIRDAFHRRVNLASGGYIIVEQTEALVSIDVNTGRYTGKKDPEKTILKTNVDAAREIARQLRLRDVGGIIVCDFIDMETKANRDKVLQELRQHLARDRARTKAFQVSELGLIEMTRQRVRPSLYATQTAPCPTCEGTGRIFTPETVVRRIERAMRRAAVDGKERQLMVRVHPEVALFVLEQEPQLLRGLEKSLKLTLALRDDPLLQPDEMRLVATATQQDVSARYNLG, encoded by the coding sequence ATGAACACGACGGCCCGCGAAACGCGGGTCGCCATCCTGGAGGACGACGTCCTGGTCGAGTTGATGGTAGACCGGCCGGACGCCGCCCGCATGGTGGGCGATGTGTACAAGGGGCGGGTGGAAGCCGTACTTCCCGGAATTCAGGCGGCGTTCGTCGACATCGGCACCGACAAGGCGGCGTTTCTGCACGTCAGCGACGTCGCGCTGGAGGACGGCGAGGAAGATGAGGGCGAAGACGCCGCCGCCGCGCCCGCGGCGGCCTCGTCCGACGACGAGGGCGGCCGCCGCTCGCGCAAGTATCCGCCCATTCAGGACATTCTCAAGAAGGGGCAGGAACTGCTGGTGCAGGTGAGCAAGGAGCCCATCAGCACCAAGGGCCCGCGCGTCACCGCCCACATTTCGCTCCCCGGCCGCTTTCTCGTCTACATGCCCGGCTCGTCGCACGTGGGCGTGTCGCGCAAGATCGACGACCGCGAAGAGCGCGCCCGCCTGCGCGCCCTGGCCCGCGAAATCCTTCCCGAAAACTCCGGCGGGCTCATCGTCCGCACGGTGGGCGAGGAACTGACGCGCGAAACGTTCGAGCGCGAACTGCGCGCCTTGATGTCGCTGTGGGCGCAGATGCAGAAGAAGGCCAAGAAGACGCGCGCGCCCACCCCGGTGCACCGCGAGGCCAAGCTGACCGCGGGCATCATCCGCGACCTGTTCAGCCAGAAGGTGGACTCCCTCACCGTCGACGCCAAGAACGTCTTCGACGAGGTGGTGGCCTACCTGGGGCAGGTGGACCCCACGCTGGTGGAGCGGGTGCACCTGTACACCGACTCCAAGCCGCTGTTTGACGCGTACGACCTGGAACGGGAAATCCGCGACGCCTTTCACCGGCGGGTGAACCTGGCCAGCGGCGGCTACATCATCGTGGAGCAGACCGAGGCGCTGGTCAGCATCGACGTGAACACCGGGCGGTACACCGGTAAAAAGGATCCCGAAAAGACGATCCTGAAGACCAACGTGGACGCCGCGCGCGAGATCGCGCGGCAGCTGCGGCTGCGGGACGTGGGCGGCATCATCGTCTGCGACTTCATCGACATGGAGACCAAGGCCAACCGCGACAAGGTGCTGCAGGAGCTTCGGCAGCACCTGGCGCGGGACCGCGCGCGCACCAAGGCGTTCCAGGTGAGCGAGCTGGGCCTCATCGAAATGACGCGGCAGCGGGTGCGGCCGTCGCTGTACGCCACGCAGACGGCGCCGTGCCCCACCTGCGAGGGAACGGGGCGCATCTTCACCCCGGAAACCGTCGTCCGCAGGATCGAGCGCGCCATGCGCCGCGCCGCGGTGGACGGCAAGGAGCGCCAGCTGATGGTGCGCGTGCACCCTGAGGTTGCGCTGTTCGTGCTGGAGCAGGAGCCGCAGCTGCTGCGCGGGCTGGAAAAGTCGCTCAAGCTGACGCTGGCCCTGCGCGACGACCCGCTGCTGCAGCCCGACGAAATGCGCCTGGTGGCCACCGCCACCCAGCAGGACGTGTCGGCCCGCTACAACCTGGGCTAG
- the rpmA gene encoding 50S ribosomal protein L27 yields MAHKKGGGSTRNGRDSNAQRLGVKKYGGEKVLAGNILIRQRGTRFHPGDNVGIGSDDTLFALVDGQVLFGRKDKKRKTVSVTPFAIESVVELEAAD; encoded by the coding sequence ATGGCACATAAAAAGGGCGGCGGCTCGACCCGCAACGGGCGCGATTCGAACGCGCAGCGGCTCGGCGTCAAGAAGTACGGCGGTGAAAAGGTGCTGGCCGGGAACATCCTGATCCGCCAGCGCGGCACGCGCTTCCATCCCGGCGACAACGTCGGCATCGGCAGCGACGACACGCTGTTCGCGCTGGTTGACGGACAGGTGCTGTTCGGCCGCAAGGACAAGAAGCGCAAGACGGTGTCGGTGACGCCGTTCGCGATCGAGTCGGTTGTGGAACTCGAAGCCGCTGACTGA
- the rplU gene encoding 50S ribosomal protein L21: protein MYAIIRTGGKQFRAEPGKTLRIPSIGNEPGETLRFEDVLLGADGDSVKIGAPAVSGASVTAEVVRHGKGEKIIIFKHKRRKNYRRKQGHRQKFTEVRVNEINLG, encoded by the coding sequence ATGTACGCCATCATCCGCACCGGCGGCAAGCAGTTCCGGGCCGAGCCGGGCAAGACGCTCCGCATTCCGTCCATCGGCAACGAACCGGGCGAGACGCTCCGCTTTGAAGATGTCCTTCTGGGCGCCGACGGCGACTCGGTCAAGATCGGCGCGCCCGCGGTGAGCGGTGCGTCGGTGACGGCCGAAGTGGTGCGCCACGGCAAGGGCGAGAAGATCATCATCTTCAAGCACAAGCGTCGCAAGAACTACCGTCGCAAGCAGGGCCACCGTCAGAAGTTCACTGAGGTGCGCGTCAACGAGATCAACCTCGGCTAA